In Gammaproteobacteria bacterium (ex Lamellibrachia satsuma), a single genomic region encodes these proteins:
- a CDS encoding DUF3365 domain-containing protein, which translates to MNILAYRRFYWLFPLLLWGSLSILSALWNLSGLDGMAERLAYERAQSMFRLVQMTRLWNAKHGGVYVPVSESTPSNPYLEVPDRDVETLGGVNLTKLNPAYMTRQIADVARENSGILLHITSLNPINPNNVPDAWESQALNLFEKDVPEILEYIRQDSSQVYRYMGPLFTKKACMKCHEKQGYEVGDVRGGISVTLPAEPILSAQSTARSQVIQIHLSAFILLTWTTLFLLSKLRQQWQLVNDTKEVLAEREYFLRSVTNAVGEGVVSMDRQGTVTFANPEALRILGWRDWRLSDDASDEALKVFSFKASTESVTQAALTVETQKGEIVRVNEAVFKHQEGHSIPVSYASSPIFEGSEFSGTVILFQDITLRKEMEKTLVRSETMSALGGMVAGVAHEVNTPIGVSVTSASYLQNQTKNLEQTVTDNKLSRSALDKYLDLCKESTAIILSNLQRAERMIKSFKQIAADQASEQKSRFCLKTYIDDVIRTLKPELKKTQLNIEIICPEDIELESYPGALSQVITNLIMNSVVHGFSQNGAGNLRFEVMMKIRLCRLSTGIMERV; encoded by the coding sequence ATGAATATTCTCGCATACAGGCGATTCTACTGGTTGTTCCCGCTACTGCTCTGGGGAAGCCTTTCCATACTGTCTGCTCTGTGGAATCTCTCCGGACTTGATGGCATGGCCGAAAGACTCGCTTATGAGAGAGCACAAAGCATGTTCAGACTGGTGCAGATGACACGGCTCTGGAATGCAAAACACGGAGGTGTTTATGTGCCAGTCAGTGAATCAACACCTTCAAATCCCTATCTGGAAGTACCGGACCGGGACGTGGAGACGTTGGGCGGTGTCAATCTGACCAAACTGAATCCAGCTTATATGACACGTCAGATAGCTGATGTGGCCAGAGAAAATAGCGGAATTCTTCTTCACATCACATCGCTCAACCCAATCAATCCAAATAATGTACCGGATGCGTGGGAGTCACAAGCACTTAATCTGTTTGAAAAGGATGTTCCGGAGATTCTGGAATATATCAGGCAAGATAGCAGCCAAGTCTACCGCTACATGGGACCACTGTTTACCAAAAAAGCCTGCATGAAGTGCCATGAGAAACAGGGGTATGAGGTGGGTGATGTGCGTGGAGGTATCAGTGTGACCCTGCCTGCCGAGCCTATTCTCTCGGCCCAGTCCACGGCGAGGTCTCAGGTTATTCAAATCCATCTGTCGGCATTCATTCTATTGACATGGACCACGCTGTTTCTGCTTTCCAAACTGCGCCAACAATGGCAACTGGTGAACGATACCAAGGAGGTGCTGGCAGAACGTGAGTATTTCCTGAGAAGTGTCACCAATGCAGTGGGAGAAGGCGTTGTCAGCATGGATCGACAGGGTACGGTGACTTTTGCCAACCCTGAGGCACTACGCATCCTGGGTTGGCGTGACTGGAGGTTGAGTGATGATGCGTCAGATGAAGCGTTGAAAGTGTTTAGTTTCAAGGCCTCGACAGAGTCTGTCACCCAGGCTGCTCTTACTGTGGAGACGCAGAAAGGAGAAATCGTACGTGTGAATGAGGCAGTGTTTAAACATCAGGAGGGCCATTCGATACCTGTCTCCTATGCATCTTCACCCATTTTTGAAGGGTCGGAATTCTCCGGGACAGTAATTCTGTTTCAGGATATTACCCTGCGCAAGGAGATGGAGAAGACTCTGGTGAGATCAGAAACCATGTCAGCTCTGGGTGGCATGGTTGCAGGTGTTGCACACGAGGTTAACACACCGATTGGCGTCTCTGTCACTTCAGCCTCCTATCTGCAAAATCAGACGAAAAATCTTGAGCAGACTGTAACAGATAACAAACTTTCACGTTCAGCTCTGGATAAATATCTTGATCTCTGCAAAGAGTCGACTGCCATCATCCTCTCGAATTTGCAACGTGCAGAGCGGATGATCAAGAGCTTCAAGCAGATTGCCGCCGATCAGGCCAGTGAACAGAAAAGCCGTTTTTGTCTGAAGACCTACATAGATGATGTCATTCGCACACTCAAGCCTGAACTGAAAAAAACCCAATTGAACATAGAGATTATATGCCCTGAAGATATCGAACTGGAGAGCTATCCGGGGGCACTTTCACAGGTTATTACCAATTTGATCATGAATTCTGTGGTGCATGGTTTTTCCCAAAATGGTGCAGGTAATTTACGCTTTGAAGTGATGATGAAGATAAGGTTGTGCAGATTATCTACAGGGATAATGGAAAGGGTATAG
- a CDS encoding diguanylate cyclase → MMAIDYMANADSGFSFAEETEDSKHLGPDDTHPWKILVVDDEEDIHQVTRMVLGDYQYLGRPAFIIDAYSSEQAIEVMREHPDVALILLDVIMESDTAGLELVEVVRNKLGNSDVRIFIRTGQPGMFNQYQIAAQYNINDFKDKANLTVEKLFASITTLLREYYGLQEMRQQQKNLQNNIDQLKALANLFQETSLATLVLDDQYRIKTVNPAFEKVTGFSAEYAIGRRADFLKSNRNDQTILNAAWENLLDSGSWEGELWCATKSLNDINIRLSASVVKITDHHHREIAMQFSDITDIKEQERQLLERATRDPLTSLPNRNLFLDRLENAISLSERGGQSVALLFIDLDYFKSVNDKLGHKYGDQLLIEVAHRLKKCLRRSDTVARVGGDEFTAIATNTSNFDHIEIVAKKINVAIAKPFVLDGKEVYIACSIGISRYPDDAQDIEYLLHTADLAMYHAKQKGRNTSSFFLPEMDGDTADESCKDADS, encoded by the coding sequence ATGATGGCGATAGATTACATGGCGAACGCCGATAGCGGGTTTTCCTTTGCGGAAGAAACTGAGGATTCGAAGCATCTGGGTCCAGATGACACTCATCCGTGGAAAATATTGGTGGTGGATGACGAGGAGGATATCCACCAGGTAACACGTATGGTGCTTGGTGATTATCAGTACCTGGGACGCCCAGCCTTCATCATTGACGCCTACTCTTCCGAGCAGGCCATTGAGGTGATGCGGGAGCACCCTGATGTCGCCTTGATTCTTCTTGATGTCATCATGGAATCGGATACTGCAGGACTGGAACTGGTAGAGGTGGTTCGAAACAAGTTGGGGAACAGCGATGTGCGAATCTTCATCAGGACTGGACAGCCGGGGATGTTCAATCAGTATCAGATTGCCGCTCAGTACAATATCAATGATTTTAAAGACAAAGCGAACCTGACGGTTGAAAAGCTCTTTGCCTCTATCACTACGCTACTGCGTGAATATTACGGCCTGCAGGAGATGCGGCAACAGCAAAAAAATCTGCAAAACAATATCGATCAACTCAAAGCATTGGCGAATTTATTCCAGGAGACATCGTTGGCAACACTGGTCCTTGATGATCAGTACAGAATCAAGACGGTAAATCCTGCATTTGAAAAAGTGACCGGTTTTTCTGCTGAGTATGCAATTGGCAGGCGAGCTGACTTCCTCAAGTCGAACCGTAACGACCAGACCATTCTGAATGCAGCCTGGGAGAATCTGCTCGACAGTGGTTCGTGGGAAGGGGAGTTGTGGTGCGCAACGAAATCTCTCAACGACATCAATATCCGGCTCTCCGCTTCCGTAGTAAAAATAACAGATCACCACCATCGCGAAATTGCGATGCAGTTTTCAGATATCACCGACATCAAGGAACAGGAAAGACAGCTGTTGGAGCGGGCAACCCGTGATCCATTGACGTCATTGCCCAACAGAAATCTTTTTCTTGACCGTCTTGAGAATGCCATATCACTCTCTGAACGGGGTGGTCAGAGTGTTGCACTGCTATTTATCGACCTGGATTACTTCAAGAGTGTGAATGACAAGTTGGGGCACAAATATGGCGATCAACTGCTGATTGAAGTGGCGCATCGTTTGAAAAAGTGTCTTCGCCGATCAGATACTGTAGCCAGGGTAGGTGGCGACGAATTCACGGCTATTGCCACAAACACCAGTAACTTCGACCACATCGAAATAGTTGCGAAAAAAATTAATGTCGCAATAGCCAAACCCTTTGTTCTGGACGGGAAGGAAGTATACATCGCATGCAGCATCGGGATAAGCCGATATCCGGATGATGCTCAGGATATTGAATACCTCCTGCATACGGCAGACCTTGCTATGTATCATGCCAAACAGAAAGGAAGAAACACCTCTAGCTTTTTTCTCCCTGAAATGGATGGAGATACCGCCGATGAATCCTGCAAGGATGCTGATTCATGA
- a CDS encoding DUF2333 family protein, with translation MLYHPRTLREKGWGWAATVGLMTLLVIMAGLSVYWSQEPGPLDIQKVTRAQLSPKLEPVTGSYTTATLIGVIEVLLDKPGGYLSNDVMLPSVWMDNMPNWEFGALVQVRDLARSLRNDMSRSQSQSVENEYLAIAEPQFNFNNDSWILPATENEYRKGIKTLHQYLNDLSINANQGTQFYARADNLRDWLSIVEKRLGSLSQRLSASVGQERVNTDLAGEPDATQSTNTPDRLSIKTPWLEVDDVFYEARGSTWALVQILHAIELDFQAILKKKNALISLRQIIRELEAAQQPIFSPMVLNGRGFGFVTNYSLVMSSYISRANAAVIDLRDLLQQG, from the coding sequence ATGTTGTACCACCCCAGAACCTTGCGGGAAAAAGGTTGGGGTTGGGCCGCTACAGTCGGCTTGATGACACTACTGGTCATCATGGCCGGCCTTAGCGTTTATTGGAGTCAGGAACCCGGTCCATTGGATATTCAAAAGGTCACCCGTGCCCAGCTGTCCCCGAAACTGGAACCGGTTACAGGGAGCTATACCACAGCCACTCTGATCGGCGTGATAGAGGTCCTGCTGGACAAGCCAGGGGGCTATCTGAGTAACGATGTCATGCTCCCGTCAGTATGGATGGACAATATGCCAAACTGGGAGTTTGGTGCACTGGTCCAGGTTCGGGATCTGGCACGCTCACTGCGGAACGACATGAGCCGATCTCAATCCCAATCGGTTGAGAACGAGTACCTGGCTATCGCCGAACCTCAATTCAACTTCAACAACGACTCCTGGATTCTCCCTGCGACCGAAAATGAATACCGCAAGGGCATTAAGACCTTGCATCAGTATCTGAATGACCTTTCAATCAATGCAAACCAGGGCACTCAATTCTACGCCAGGGCCGACAACCTGAGAGACTGGCTTTCCATCGTCGAAAAGCGGCTCGGCAGCCTTTCGCAACGCCTCAGTGCCAGCGTGGGGCAGGAGCGGGTAAATACCGACCTCGCCGGTGAACCTGACGCCACCCAGTCGACCAATACCCCTGACCGGTTGTCGATCAAGACCCCCTGGCTGGAGGTCGACGATGTATTCTACGAGGCCCGTGGCTCGACCTGGGCGCTGGTGCAGATTCTGCACGCCATCGAACTCGATTTTCAGGCAATCCTGAAAAAGAAGAATGCCCTGATCAGTCTACGCCAGATCATCCGTGAACTGGAGGCTGCCCAGCAACCGATATTCAGCCCCATGGTTTTGAATGGTCGCGGCTTTGGCTTTGTCACCAACTATTCTCTGGTGATGAGTTCCTATATCTCACGGGCCAATGCCGCAGTGATCGACCTGCGGGATCTCCTGCAACAGGGCTGA
- a CDS encoding fructose-bisphosphate aldolase class I, which translates to MSTQSELQQTIEDMVDDHRGILAADESHPTIAKRFKAIAVESTEESRRVWRTLLLTTPGLGDYISGTILFEETLGQQGEEGALLPQVAWKQKIVPGIKVDKGTAPLSRAPGDLITKGLDGLGERLQGYKAQGARFAKWREVYPITRYNPTPLGRQTNAEVLARYAAVCQELGVVPIVEPEVLMEGEHDISRCAEVTEQVLHAVFHALHQHHISLEHMILKPNMVLPGKACRRADPDEVAAATLRVLRRAVPAAVPSINFLSGGQDDEEATANLNSINQLGGNAPWQLSISYGRALQQPALRAWIGKTENSAAAQQALLKRARLNSLARKGEYEPSME; encoded by the coding sequence ATGAGTACGCAATCAGAACTCCAACAGACCATCGAGGACATGGTGGACGACCATCGGGGCATTCTAGCCGCAGATGAGAGCCACCCCACCATTGCCAAGCGCTTCAAGGCCATCGCTGTGGAATCCACTGAGGAGAGTCGACGTGTCTGGCGCACCCTGCTGTTGACCACTCCCGGATTGGGCGACTACATCTCCGGCACCATCCTGTTTGAAGAGACCCTGGGACAGCAGGGGGAGGAAGGCGCTCTTTTGCCGCAAGTGGCCTGGAAGCAGAAGATCGTCCCGGGCATCAAAGTGGACAAGGGTACAGCGCCACTCTCCAGGGCTCCGGGTGACCTGATCACTAAAGGTCTGGATGGACTGGGTGAACGGCTACAAGGCTACAAGGCGCAGGGCGCTCGTTTCGCCAAGTGGCGAGAGGTCTATCCCATCACCCGCTACAACCCCACACCGCTTGGCCGGCAGACAAATGCCGAGGTGTTGGCGCGCTACGCGGCAGTCTGCCAGGAACTGGGAGTGGTTCCCATCGTGGAGCCGGAGGTGCTGATGGAGGGTGAACACGACATCAGCCGCTGTGCTGAAGTCACCGAGCAGGTGCTGCATGCTGTCTTCCACGCCCTGCACCAACATCACATCTCTCTCGAACATATGATCCTCAAACCCAATATGGTGCTGCCGGGTAAGGCATGTCGACGAGCAGATCCGGATGAGGTGGCTGCAGCGACATTGAGGGTGCTGCGCCGGGCAGTGCCTGCCGCCGTCCCGAGCATTAACTTCCTGTCCGGCGGCCAGGACGATGAGGAGGCCACTGCCAATCTGAACTCCATCAACCAGCTGGGTGGGAATGCGCCCTGGCAGTTGAGCATCTCCTACGGCAGAGCTCTGCAACAGCCTGCTTTGCGCGCATGGATAGGCAAGACAGAAAATAGCGCCGCTGCCCAACAGGCCCTGTTAAAGCGGGCCAGACTCAACAGTCTTGCAAGAAAAGGTGAGTATGAACCTTCCATGGAGTAG
- a CDS encoding DUF3369 domain-containing protein, giving the protein MMNIETGSQSDELMFVDEDVAKPSSIGKALDPWKLLIVDDESDIHRVTCMVLGDFSFMGRSLEFHHAYSDVEARLMLEQHPDISLILLDVVMEQDDSGLKLVEHIRNVLKNRFVRIILRTGQPGLVPLKKVIVDYDINDYKEKSELTDQKLYATLVASLREYDHLVTIEENRKKIELNKMGLEKIIQASNSIFELSSLRNFAQGVLLQFESLSGVDVHSIYTKVDGFSAIQERSDFKILAGTGYYTDHLEEPVDEILKEEDLNRIRDAVGQQTNQYGSDYFVCQVQNSVGQTHVLYVHGNNLSVKGVDRELIEVFNTNISVAFENLHLTQEIEHTQHEIIYTLGEVTEARSYETGFHVKRVGEFSRIMARRYGLDIKQANLLKVAAALHDVGKVGIPDAILNKPGALTETEFDVMKEHAVLGHKILGKSKREMLKTASVIAHQHHEHFDGSGYPQGLKADEIDIFARIVAVSDVFDALSSDRIYRPAWNDERIYSYFREHRGSKFDPDVIDTFFDALPELLEIRALFSD; this is encoded by the coding sequence ATGATGAACATAGAAACCGGCAGTCAATCAGATGAACTCATGTTTGTTGACGAAGATGTCGCCAAACCTTCTTCCATCGGTAAGGCACTGGATCCCTGGAAGTTACTGATTGTTGATGATGAATCCGATATCCACCGGGTGACCTGTATGGTATTGGGGGACTTTAGTTTTATGGGGCGTAGCCTGGAGTTCCACCACGCCTATTCGGATGTTGAAGCAAGGCTGATGCTGGAACAGCATCCTGATATCTCTCTCATTCTACTTGACGTTGTCATGGAGCAGGATGACTCGGGTCTGAAACTGGTTGAGCATATTCGTAATGTGCTGAAAAATCGTTTTGTACGCATTATTCTGCGTACCGGCCAGCCAGGTTTAGTCCCTCTCAAGAAGGTCATTGTGGACTATGACATCAATGACTATAAGGAGAAATCAGAGCTTACCGATCAGAAACTTTACGCCACCCTGGTCGCCTCATTGCGGGAATACGATCATCTCGTCACGATCGAAGAGAATCGAAAAAAGATAGAACTTAATAAGATGGGACTGGAAAAGATCATCCAGGCCTCAAACTCTATCTTCGAGCTTTCATCTCTGCGTAATTTTGCACAGGGTGTTCTGTTGCAGTTTGAAAGCCTGTCTGGGGTGGATGTCCACTCCATCTATACCAAGGTTGATGGTTTTTCAGCGATACAAGAACGTAGTGATTTCAAAATTCTCGCAGGCACTGGCTACTATACAGATCATCTTGAGGAACCGGTGGATGAAATTCTCAAAGAAGAAGACCTGAACCGGATCAGGGACGCGGTTGGCCAACAAACCAATCAGTACGGTTCCGATTATTTTGTCTGTCAGGTTCAAAATAGCGTCGGCCAGACCCACGTGCTCTATGTTCATGGTAACAATTTATCAGTAAAGGGAGTCGACCGTGAATTGATTGAGGTATTCAACACAAATATTTCTGTTGCCTTCGAAAATCTGCATCTCACTCAGGAGATTGAACACACCCAGCATGAGATTATCTATACACTTGGCGAGGTAACTGAGGCCAGATCCTACGAAACGGGTTTTCATGTAAAGCGTGTGGGTGAATTTTCACGAATCATGGCCCGGCGCTACGGACTGGATATAAAGCAGGCTAACCTGTTGAAGGTGGCCGCTGCTCTGCATGATGTGGGTAAGGTTGGTATTCCCGATGCGATATTGAATAAACCTGGCGCTCTGACAGAAACAGAGTTCGATGTAATGAAAGAACACGCAGTGCTTGGTCATAAAATCCTTGGCAAATCAAAACGTGAAATGCTCAAGACTGCATCAGTCATAGCGCATCAGCATCATGAGCATTTTGATGGCAGCGGCTATCCTCAGGGGTTGAAAGCCGATGAGATAGATATATTTGCCCGTATCGTTGCAGTTTCAGACGTTTTCGATGCGCTGAGCAGTGATCGTATCTATCGCCCAGCCTGGAATGATGAAAGGATTTATAGCTATTTCCGGGAGCATCGAGGCAGCAAGTTTGATCCCGATGTCATTGATACCTTTTTTGATGCGCTGCCAGAACTGTTGGAGATCCGCGCGCTCTTTTCTGATTGA
- a CDS encoding DUF4389 domain-containing protein: protein MPQSINEALKDESTWKRIISMLVLGFAYGVAETVLIALVVAQVLFRLISGKTNEPMRAMGKKAADYIYRILMFLTYNSDYRPFPFSAWSDNANSNVIVPPATHGAD from the coding sequence ATGCCACAATCTATCAATGAAGCTCTGAAAGATGAATCAACCTGGAAACGCATCATCAGCATGCTGGTATTGGGTTTTGCCTATGGCGTCGCGGAAACCGTGCTGATCGCCCTGGTGGTTGCTCAGGTACTGTTCCGGCTGATCAGCGGCAAGACCAATGAGCCAATGAGAGCAATGGGAAAAAAGGCGGCTGATTATATCTACCGCATCCTTATGTTTCTGACCTACAACAGTGATTACCGCCCCTTTCCCTTCAGCGCCTGGTCGGATAATGCAAACTCAAATGTGATCGTGCCGCCTGCCACGCATGGCGCGGATTGA
- a CDS encoding HAMP domain-containing histidine kinase, whose translation MQIIYRDNGKGIAQEHLKDVFAPFFTTRRGKGSSGLGLHISHNLIYTVLKGTISVTSKLNEGVQFVLDIPKSPE comes from the coding sequence GTGCAGATTATCTACAGGGATAATGGAAAGGGTATAGCCCAAGAGCACCTGAAAGATGTTTTTGCACCATTTTTCACGACTCGCCGGGGTAAAGGAAGTAGTGGTCTCGGACTGCATATCAGTCACAATCTGATCTACACGGTTCTCAAGGGTACGATCAGCGTTACAAGTAAACTGAATGAGGGTGTCCAGTTTGTTCTGGATATCCCCAAATCTCCTGAATGA